ctcgaaaattccaCCCACCGAGAGTCATCCACGCGCACTATCACACTAACGAGAAATGAAGTGCTGgatattctgtattcgcgattttcgtagcaACGCTTGTCATGTGCGAGATCGCCATTTGCGAAATTCTCCGTTTATCCGAAAAAATACCATTTATCTCTACCTCTATATATGTCGTGACTTCACAAGCGAACCGTTTATGACGTCATAGTGATATCCATAGTTGGCGGATCGCGTAAATGTTTGCCGTGATGtcaaaaatcttattttaatattttattatgtaggccattgtggcgcattaggttcttcctgtaatgccacaatggtcaaaaacgttaaataaataaataaatggttgtACATGTACAAATTAGAGCGGCTCAGAGAAACGCTTGCAGAATTGTTGTGAACGTCGTCGcgagctgttttttttttccagcTGTGTCTCGGCGTCTTTACTTCATTTCTTCAAACTCGAACCACTCTCTCTATTTAAATTCACTGTTTTTGATTGTATGAATCGCAATTTTTATGTAGTTTAGTCGCATTCACAAACTATTTTACTAACTGGTGATAAGGttaaatttttgtatgaatatttgttttaaatttgaatttaaatacaaatttcaacattttttaatattatattaaatcgaattgaatttaataaacaaaaatatgttatgatataataaaattatataatttaatgtttCAGAAGTTGTTTTTTCACGGCTAATGAATATAATCATATGTTCTgtcgaaattaaatttaatctgcatattataatatattttaaagacaAGTTTATGATAATTTGTCATTGATGACTCGTCACGCAAATTTTCCACCTACGATCAATCAATATGCGGATACTTTATTATTATAGATACGATAACATATTTTTAACTTGAATTGAGTCATTGAACTGTGCAATTTATGTTATTCAATGGCAAACGTCATGAGATCGATTTTCCACTCAATGCAAATGTCGGATtgagacaaaaaaaatcactttcttGATTACCTCCgttaataaatttacaacaatataaaaaaacgaaGGCCTTTCTAACCGAGAGAGCAGTAATTGTAAATACTTGCAAACAATTTAAGAAACCTACGTATATTGGAATAATATTTGCGAACATGGGTGTGTTAGCCTACACCACTCAGTTTTGGAATTAATTTCGAAATCAattattatcaaattatatattagcaaagataaaaaaatagagTTGAAATATATCCTTGTTCCTtcatcaaataatttaatacaaataaagcCAATTATGTATCGCAATTACACTTACAACGTGCTAAAATCATTCATACATAATTGCTCTCATCGGATAACTCGTGCGTGAACTATGATTTAATCTCAATTATGTATTCAAGTTTGCGTGTTGTAATCTCGTTTTGCATTAATATCGTCGATTGATTTATTCACCAGCTtgactaatttttatttttattttagacgtTTTGAGGTGCACGTGGTCGAACCTTTCCAAGGTCATTAAACGGAGATATTACAGATATTCTCAAAACTGGTCgttaactttttatttacaaattataactGGAATgcggaaattttcatttttgagtATATCAAAAGTTTcgggaaatatacatataatataattagcaTGATTATTAacatttacaatacatattatttctaaaaaagacattgaaaacttatGTTTTTATGGTATAGTATATTAAATAGCGTATAAAAATTTGCCACGTCAATATTTATCTTTGatacgaaatatttacatagatatgatattttttgtcttaaaaaaacaagcattttatataaaataaaagtgacCCAACAGGTATTTTATTAGATCTTATAAGGAAAATTTTTATGCATtccgattgttttttttttaaaaagtttaatcaataaatacatgtataaaaatattcatttttaatatttcaaacaaCACTCGACAACAGTTTAGTTGCaaatattttaacataatacacatgtatgtatgtatttattttatatgcatacatattacacacacatgatcagtaaaataaataaaatacacattttgatCAAATAACactcaaatattgaaaaaaaatcttgatattTGTGGGTTTGAATTGATAGtcattttttgaatttaaaaaagtacAGTCAAATATTACCTCTAAGATTCTTTTGTAtgcaaattaataaattatacaaaataatttttatgaatttcaatGAGTATAAGATTGAGATATGACAATTTGCATGATAGAAGattacatacaaaatgtttcctgggtatttaaatttattaccaaTCATAAGATAAAAGTCGCTTGCCTACGAATTTAAAACATCTTTTTGTAGATCTTCAATTTATTTGTTGACAATGTTTGTGAAGCATTAATTAACATTAaaactaattaatttattattgaatatatgtatttcaatctgAAATATTGACTTGAAATGAACTTGACTCTTcgctatttttatgtatgtacatactagggtttctgacccgggtcggcccgggacaaacattcccgggaattcatgaaatttttgttgtcccgtgtaccgggaattcttatctcgaatcccgggaattaatatatatattatattatgtattgtttacttttttttatatttatttatttattttattttatttattgaaaaatcaacagacaggatgtacatagatatgtataaaaaaacaaatagtaaataaataatatatgtaacatccgagtccaataatagatttttacaaaaatgaaaaagataaatataaggaaaacaaattaaaaagtaaataataaaggcatgacaaaatatgtagaacattgcataattaaactatagtattaaaatatttggaaaaggttataaaatagaataagaagaaattgaaatttacaaatataaaacaaatgaaaaaggtaaatacaaaataaacaaatgaaaaggaaaagaatgaaagctataatatgattaaatagcacattacataactaaactattttgtatatagatattttttaaaaataaaaaatgtttttttacacgtgtcccgggatcccgggaatcccgggaacgatcccgggttccgtcccgtgtcccggaaattgaaaaagtccgggaatacagaaaccctagtacatacgtattatacaataaatggTCAATATTATTCGGTCAGTATTGActttaaatgtttaatattaatttaagcaAACTTAGCCTCGattcatattacataatatactgacaaaatatttaaatagcaaCAAATAAgcattcaaatattcaaatacgtattcaaaaagttaaatatttaagtatgtatcttccagtatacgtatatacatactaacCTAAACTCAAGCATTGCATCTACTTCTACAGTGAGATGAAATTCCATACTTAGCAattgtaaatgaaaatatatagatttgaatagtgattaaaaacaaataaacattcattcatcattcgAACTTGAAATAGTTTGGGAAAcactttaaatattagtatactGTGACctcttttattgatttattgttGGTCATTATCacaaaattcaaagaaaaaataaattgggtaaataaatttttaaaaagatatataaatatatttatcttgCCATACCTTAACATGTTTgcgtttatgtaaatattttaacagtaGACGTCTCAAGCTCAATCGAGTTGTAGCACACCTTAAAAGCGAGACTTATCTGATGAACAGTCAACAGCCCAAATAGAACTATCCGAACATCTTAAACTAAACTGaacaaaataataagatattCTGTGAGTGTGTTTATAAGTATGCTGTGCACCCGATGGTGGGGTGACTTGCTAATGCGACGTTCAAGGTCTTGatcaaattcaaaatcaaaattcgcCAATTGAACAAGTCTACCGGTTGCTCTGCATCACTGGCAAGCCTGCTCGGATACCTATAAATCGCGGAAAAATGTCACTATACTGAAAATTCTTTTGAATGTCATCAATAAAATACaggttttgtttaaaaaaaaatgtttgtgaagtaaaaaaaaagtttattcaaaaatttacatttcataAGTGAAGGGGATTGATTagcattttcatatttatatcaattttcgTTAAGTTTCTGCAACTCTTCCAATCTCTTGTCATCCAATTTATTAAACTTTGTACAAATGTTTATAGAGTCACAATTCTTTGAAGGTATACGAATATTGTTTTCTAGTTctgtaaaaaaacaattttttaatcatataaatgCATGCAATATTTCGATGATAAATctcaggggcgtcatttcagcttttcccagggggggggattttttttaccaataaataatgaatttataGGGGGGGTgcagtatattaaaaaaaatgagtgtatatgaattttaactatttcttttaatcatttatatttttttttttcaatgaaattaatagtaaaataattttaactatttgGGTATTAACGCATATTTATAAAGCACAAAATAATCTactgaaaatacattaaaagcttttttttaactataaaatataaaattagcattaaataaatgttgaaaactataatgttattattataatatcattttatttacaataccattttattaataataatacaacgtggatagtcccgttcaaattaGGGGGGGGTTGTTCACCCCAGCCCCACAATGACGCCCCTGATAAATCTTTTTAATCAATcttcgtaaagttttgcatacacaattttcaatatatttcagTTTATCAATCAACATAATAAAACTGTGGTGATAGGAATTTAATTttcactttaatttttttaataatccaattttacatgtaaattttacatgtaaattttaCCCAAACATAGCTGGGTGATTTTTtagttatatgtaaatattgttattataaattattacttATTATCAGGGGAACAGCTCTTCTTTAAGGGCAACCAGGGCACTGCCCCATACACATTTTTCctaaccaaaaaaataaaaattaaattttatattgttgttgaTTCAACAAGTATTTCTTTATCCTGTTCACCACACGGTGAGCACAACTGGCTTATGATTAACTTTGAGACAGTTGCTTATCTACCGTGATCCCGTGATCCCGTGATCCAGTTTCAGTTTACCTGCTACTCTGGCACTTGTGAACTGTACTGTGTGTAGAGTGTAGAGTCTACACTCTACACATAGTACAATTCTACACTGTAGCCAATCAGTCGAGACAGAGAAAAACGTTCAGAATTTCCGTACACAAGGTCGTTTTTAGTTGCGTAAAGGTCTCCTTGGGGCAGAATATATCAGCCCCGATTGCTTATATGCTTTATACGATTCGGAAAATATACTAACACCCCCAACgtttttcaacatttcaaatTGTTTTGCAAGGTATGCTTAAATTGTCAATCAAAGTAcgtcaattctttcatttttattatcattaaatattatttattaattaaatgggGGATACTGAGTGTGGTACATTATTTAGTGTGGCAGGATCAAAATTTAACCCAGAGCCGCTCTAAGGGGTTATTTGAGGATGCAGAACACCCGGGCGCCAAAGCCCAAGGGCGCCAAGCtccatgaaaaaaatatatatatatatcgacagTTTCCGTTaatcctttgagtgctgacgtcttttctgttgcaaattccgccacgctgaaaatttcgccaacatttccaactagaattatttaaaaatccaatagaaagcaggtacaaaaattgtagctaatccaaacaaaccctagatcactaccctagttaactaccgccgaggatttcgagttttgtaaaggtgtgtttagaatatcttatatatcttgcaacaatataaaataaataaaataagtctaattaatgaatgtatttttccaaaactagttccatcttcttcattgttgttaaaattttatgctcacaatctaaattccaagtaacaatctaaaatactaatgattataaattcagaaattccggcgtaaacgagtatttttataaactttgaaaaatgaatgacacggattacacgacccatgtccaatgcatttttttttcaatgctactttCAAAAGCTTAGTAAAGGcaaggtagtattcttgtttactttgtatatgctcaatatacaaagcctatcggcgttttgcaggcccatggacttgtcagCATTCAAAAGGTTGATAACAAAGTCGATAATTTGTTAAAAGAGTAATTTTCCTTacataaaatgttataaaaaatatatcaagttaatttttttgaaaaaaaatgtagagcTTTTAAGATTTTTCGTGCCCCACCTGTTTTTAAAGTCATGAGCTGCTCATGCTTATTATTATAAGccttttacataaataaataaaataaagcacaGCACAACTTCACCatgaaaatcttaaaaatgtGCAATGTAAGAAAactttataactttattatatatgtatgtatgtctatctatttgtatataaaacagTTCAATAAGTGTTTATCCTCAAATCAATGCCAAAGCTATAAGAGTAATTTTGAATTAGTTGCATGACATTGATGTCCGTAATAATAGTAATTAAACAACATATTGCATTAACCTACTTTCAATAGTTGGCAAAAATGTTGAATTCAATGATATGTTTGACAATTTTTCGGCAAAGTGATATTTCAAAATGCTACTCTTTTCATTTGATTCTCTCTCCATTCGTTTAGCTTCCAATTTCctcaaatctaaaaaaatattgacattaatAAAGTTCATTACACATCTTCTTGTGTTCCTCTTATCTCGGAACAGTTCCATCAGTTGATCCTGTCTTATGCTACTTTTGAAACATGATTCCAATTAGATTCGCTACACAAATTAAGATCGTCTGCTATTTCTAGAATCTTTTACTCTTTGAGAATCCTCTTCCAAAATTCATTGGTTAAGATCAATAAATCAATTACTAGGAACTTGGACCTAGACTCTGGAGTTGACACTTTCCAAAATTGTAATAGAGCTGTAACGGGATTTCAACGCTTCCAAACTCGAcagtttaaatacatttatgttgCAAAAAACATATAATGCAAACCTCTCTCTTTAGTTTTGCGTATTTTATCAAAACTCTTCTCCAACTTATCCATTCTGCAAATCCAAAGACGGTCTGGCTTTCCGCTGTCTATTTTAGACATGATGTTTGGTATATGTTTTGGAGATTCAATTTGTGATAAAAAGTAGTCTATATCctaaaaataatactaattaTATTCATACAATTATACAACAAATCGAAGTTTTCTTAACTTTAATACCATTTCTCTATGCTTCTGTTCACAGTATTCTAACTGTTTCAAAATACTCGTAGTCGGCTCTACGTCTAACCAAGCTTTTTTTGCCCATTGTCTATTCACCCATTGTACCATTGATTTATCAACTCCACTTTTGATATCATGAAAATCTGTAAtttgaatcatcaaatttaataattatcaaacacatacatacatagtattaaaATCAATGTAATGTTTCTCACCAATCTGTACATTTTCTAATAGAAGGACTTCGGGTAATGTTTTACAACcttcttttattataaattctgGTTGATAAGGGTccgtttgtgtatattcttctctaaaattataatatacatatatatacatacatatgtaggaaaaaacttattaattcatttaatattaaaatacctaTAAAGTGTTTGAACACATTTATCAACAAATATTCCCTTCGGTGAAAACTGTTCAGGCGAAGATTGTGAAGCAGCATTTAAAGGTTGATCCATCGGAATCAATGAAATCATTGCTTTTGGTctgttttattgaaaaaaatataaattcaactaATTTTTACATATGATAAAAAACGCAATTATAAAAACCCACGtggcataaaatttaaatcgttcTTTTCCGCATATCATCGCCGATGATAATCTGATGTCATCACATGTCCGGACCGaataagataaatttatatgcGATGGCAAATGAGCATTGGGAATATAAACTACGAAAAATAATGTAATCGATTATATTAAAAAGATACACATTCATTCTGTGTATTCTATGTTGATTTACCTCTTCGTGTGTTTGGATAAGTTCTTAAGTCACTAAACATATGCTCAAAAATCGGCACAACAGTCTAAAATGAATAAGACAAATTTGTTACACTGTGTCTATGTTTCTATGCgaattcatttaataataataattttaccatTTGAGCTGTGGCGATAGCAGCTTTTGATATTACTTTATTATGATCCTTTTCACCAGCAACAGCGAATGTAGAATCTGTAATCCAAAAACTATTTATATTATCTGCTTGGCAGTTTGAAAATTCATGTAAATGACTAACCGAATAAATAATCATGATCTCTCATCGGTTTGTATCTGCTTGGTTTACGCTGTGAAACTACTCCAGCCATTTTGTAacgattatatacaaatataatcaaAAGGATATGTTTAAAAAGATAAATCTGTACGCTTAAAGATTTAACtggttgtattatacataagtgtatgtataaaatagaaTGATTATATTGATTAAACGGTAGCTTAGCGACTATTTATTCCTTATCTAGTATGTATTATGCGTTCTTCATAATCCACAGCATGCATTCTCAGCTGTAATTTATCTCAAGCttagtaaaatttttattaaaaacattataatttgctacaaattattttaattcaaatacttACCAAGTACAAAATCAATTCTGTCTACTTAATTAAATCgatttaaataatgataaaagtaaataaatattaagctTCATAAAACAGATGTATTCAAAATAtggaaagatttttattttattttacacaaatatataaccaggaaggcctaacagatagaCCCCCATGCGCCtacctagataattaattacaagcattgcagcatttttattacataaatcggcATATTTCGAGGCTGCAGAacaagaaattaacaattaattaattcatagacatctatggatttagacttgtacataattttttacatattaaatcaaattcagatatttgtaacagcgggtaagatgatttttgccaatttaatggaggaaccgtttcaacaataataacaataaaataaaataataacaataataacaataataacaataaaattagataaattggcaaactctgataagaaacgatcaacttggagtcacaaatatccaagtctgaccagcagtattaaagattagcacaggatcgaacccagtaagctctcggtgctaaatataaacgcaaccatcAAGCCATACTACTGTCTATGTATGCTTAAAGATACGTGGGCATTATTAAATGTTTCTATGTATGCTTAaattggtaattggactatttgtCACAtggcggtggtcacaaagacaatttttgccatgaaaatcgccaatacacaatatttggcactcaagttctcattagtatgatggagttttcggctgccagatgttccgttatagagattttagtgactttgtgacgagtactttgtgaccagtaatcaccgaacccttaaattacaataagcatagaagtagaatgcatagaatggtcattgttaataaaagtatcgtctaaaagcgagccatcgaagagagagacggaaagtcagaagagagacaaaagagagagagacaaagtttagcaaacaatgaacaaactctgccgcgcagagtttttgtagcaacatttttggagactgagagcgattctatgcattctgcTTCTATGAGATTAATTAAGATACATGGGCATTACTAAAATACAGTGgtggctcgtctatatgggctgcggggctacagccctcccagtacagtacaaatgcatgctatttttgccgtccatatgggctgcagggctacagacctcccagtatagtacatattcatgctatttttgtctgcatttaaTTATTGGTATGGTCAACGAACTATTACAtcccgattaatctctgcagccccccccctctatgaattctcacgagccgccactgctaaaATAGTAGATAAGGCAGTGCATAAAAAGTTTAAAGTGgacataaaaaatgtaaaatggaTAAAGAAAGTAATAGACTCAAATACAATAACATTGACCAACAACTATAGCGTTTCTCTTTactcaaattaattatatttttaagaatcaaagtaatgaattaaataaaatcttttataGATTATGATCTTTTATTACTTATTATGGTTTATAGACGTGAATTTTAGCGCGAGAAACATAGTTTTTATCGAAAACATGAGATATGGTGTATGGACGATTTTTATGAGGTTACGGTCTGCAAAAACTAGTAGAAAGTGACAATTGACGTTTGCAGGTGACGTTTATCAATCGCTATCCCGCGAAATTACCgtaattttttcttttcattatattctaatatattcatacatatttaagcaTTTATTGAAAACATATTTCGCATTTTTATGAAAACTTCAAGAACttttcatcaaaataaaaaatacgtcaTCCTAGAACATGCATGTAAACGAAACTCCTCAAAACCGGAACTCTAGTATGAGTCATACTGCATGATGCAAAATATAATTcatctaaaaatataattcatcttattgtatttgatataaattcaaatgcattcctaaatttttcatttgtcatgggtttttaaataaattgcgcATGTATTTCGGAACACGACATTTGGGTTGCCgacttcaataataattttattgtcaTTTGAAAATGGCACTGACCAGTTATCCATCAAAATTCAGCATCCTAATGCTATTTTTGTAtttcacaatatttttatactgagTATTAAAACTATTCactttcatttcattttcaaCAATTCACTACATCTAACCCCGTGAATTTCCCCTTTATATACATGCTAATTTAAACCGACAGATTCAACAATGGAAGAAACACAAGACAAACTAATTAACGAGATTGACAATGAGCCGGAGAAATTTTTGCCTACTTTCAACCCATTCGATACAAGTATAATATACTtcctatgtaaataaattacatatcatatttttactaatataaATACtcattatatatagtattatatttgctGGCTGCGTACGGCTGGTggattttggcaatatccacaCTGTTATATTGGGCTTACAACAAAAGCAGACCGACTTTAGAAAAATGGAAGATTCAAAAAGAAGACGCTGAATATcacaaaagtatgaaaacaacGAATGATGTAATGTATTTTTGCATTGAATGTGTATGATTTGATGTTTGTTATCAGATCCGGACATCGTTCTGAAGAGATTGGAAGCCATTGAAGCCGCTCGTTCGAAACAACAGCACATCTTAGAAGCATCGGCCAGAGAATATCAACAGAGAGAACAAGaagtatgatttaaatatattcattcatttgcttgtatatataggtaatatattaatgtattgTTTGTAGAAAGCTGAAAAGAAGCGGCAAGAATTTATAGATAAGAACACGGGGAAGAATGCTGGGAATAAGCTTGGAAGTAAAACCGGTATGagttttgtaattatatttgaTTAGAAAAGAATAGATTGattgtgttgtttttatttgtagATTACTTTCCTCTGTGCGGACCGGGTACGTCCGGAGGTTATAAACCTCCGAAGAAATCCAAATGCCCTGGAGGAGGGTGTGGACGTTAAAGTCTTTTCGTATAGTCGTATAATTAGTGCAATATTCTTTTGCCATAAACATGCCTTCTTATTAAATATTCCTTAGTTTGTATTCTGATAATTTTAGACGGTGAATGAAAATACACgtaacatatttaaattaatatttatatgataatttaaaaaaaaaaagacatttcatcattaataattgtaattttgCGTGCCTTGAATCTCAtttgatcaaattttaaaacgtGTTTTGTTGCAAGGCActgttgaaaaatataaattgtgttTAAAAAGTGCAATATTGAGGTTATGTTGTGTAATACTTAATAATGTAACGACCGTGGACGCGGATTTGCGTCATGAACGTTTGGTTCGATTGTTGATATAGTTTATATTGTTGGTTGGTTCGAATGTTCTTCGAAAGATTGTCGTACCAGTCGGCAAAGTGTTACGGTTTAATTCTAATAATGGCTTTCTCACCGATGTTAaccaattaatattttaataaatataaatcattgattaaaaaaattcattattatttacaaacaaaatactccatttaattattttattatatattttgcactatcatatattatttacataccttTCGAAGATCAATTTTtctattacataatatgtattatatttacatatacacacctaagaattaaattatttacactAGTTATTtaacaccatttttttttaatataaaaaatatatactgacaAGTCTATTTTTTGCgcaaaataaaatcgaaaaaatatgcaagattataaaaaaaatttcactaaAAGGAATGTTTTCCAAtgtaattgttttttaaatattattcatgCATAAAAGTCTTTACAATCATACAGAAAGCATAGTTGCTGTGACTAGACTGTAAACTGAATGttttacaaatgtattttagtgttaaaaattcatcaaaaaaattgtctttggtATACACATTAATTtcacaattataaatttaatacataacatTGATTAATTCAGCGA
This genomic interval from Arctopsyche grandis isolate Sample6627 chromosome 8, ASM5162203v2, whole genome shotgun sequence contains the following:
- the LOC143916245 gene encoding selenoprotein S-like produces the protein MEETQDKLINEIDNEPEKFLPTFNPFDTILYLLAAYGWWILAISTLLYWAYNKSRPTLEKWKIQKEDAEYHKNPDIVLKRLEAIEAARSKQQHILEASAREYQQREQEKAEKKRQEFIDKNTGKNAGNKLGSKTDYFPLCGPGTSGGYKPPKKSKCPGGGCGR
- the LOC143915725 gene encoding cilia- and flagella-associated protein 91-like, yielding MAGVVSQRKPSRYKPMRDHDYLFDSTFAVAGEKDHNKVISKAAIATAQMTVVPIFEHMFSDLRTYPNTRRVYIPNAHLPSHINLSYSVRTCDDIRLSSAMICGKERFKFYATPKAMISLIPMDQPLNAASQSSPEQFSPKGIFVDKCVQTLYREEYTQTDPYQPEFIIKEGCKTLPEVLLLENVQIDFHDIKSGVDKSMVQWVNRQWAKKAWLDVEPTTSILKQLEYCEQKHREMDIDYFLSQIESPKHIPNIMSKIDSGKPDRLWICRMDKLEKSFDKIRKTKERDLRKLEAKRMERESNEKSSILKYHFAEKLSNISLNSTFLPTIEKLENNIRIPSKNCDSINICTKFNKLDDKRLEELQKLNEN